Proteins encoded within one genomic window of Methanosarcina barkeri str. Wiesmoor:
- a CDS encoding RND family transporter has translation MTILLIFFLLILISMQGAQKITMESGTETFVSKDSKLYQDYDHLYSNIFGTNSIIVMVEGNDVGSVEIMKAVDRLEHQLESTEGIVGITSPASIIKETNYQNTGRSQVPDTDAEIKEIIDGNPATFGTLIPDHTHMLIYVTMAGSSTDDKQKEIITETEEAVKFSDFPPSYNLIVTGDPAYKIEMSKAMSTGMGPLLGLAAVFMVIVLSLVFRHVRWCLLPLPVVLLGIVYTFGAMGFLGIPLSMVSMSAFPVLIGLGIDYAIQFHNRIEEELHKDGNKSKAIISTIKHTGPAVLIALTMTALGFFSLFTSTVPMIQDFGKLLTIGILMCYLAAMFVGVVTVYIFDDLSKNLKSKKGKKEPKSTETNADHVSSGKPKNNLVKHFLEKVNNFSIKNNLLILGIATLLCIGGIYADESVGAQTDTTSFAPQDLPALMDLNHMKDITGGTDTLNLIIKVKDNADPEVLEWIDRFSEHETQRQHIESTSSIVPLIKEYNGGTIPETRDEIEAIYNEIPESQKDRYVYGRNMLLLNLNIGNAVSDIETTGIEELTGIIEKDIQWMQVPPGVTVTITGNPVVYIEVLGALTDGRILMTYLGLFLVLGGLLVVYRDWLKALAAIIPMFIVTGWSGLVMKFLGILYTPMTATMGALIIGIGCEYSVLMMERYFEEKDHGADPLQAIHRTSENIGAALLASGSTVIGGFAALTISPFPVISDFGTVTVIDIVLVLIATFMVFPPFIVLMDTWREKRRGIQAPQAKANNVKGADTQ, from the coding sequence ATGACCATACTTCTGATTTTTTTTCTTCTCATCTTGATATCAATGCAGGGTGCACAGAAAATTACTATGGAATCAGGAACGGAAACCTTTGTAAGCAAAGATTCGAAACTGTATCAGGACTATGATCACCTTTACTCAAACATCTTTGGAACCAACTCCATTATAGTGATGGTAGAGGGGAACGATGTAGGGTCTGTGGAGATAATGAAAGCTGTAGATCGGCTTGAACATCAGCTAGAGTCAACAGAAGGGATTGTTGGGATCACAAGTCCGGCTTCTATTATAAAGGAAACAAATTACCAGAATACAGGGAGGTCCCAGGTTCCCGATACCGACGCGGAGATCAAGGAAATTATTGATGGAAATCCAGCTACATTTGGAACATTAATTCCTGATCATACACATATGTTGATCTATGTAACGATGGCCGGGTCCAGCACAGATGATAAGCAAAAAGAAATAATAACGGAAACCGAAGAAGCTGTCAAATTTTCTGATTTTCCTCCTTCTTACAATCTCATAGTAACAGGTGATCCAGCCTATAAGATTGAAATGAGCAAGGCGATGAGCACCGGTATGGGACCATTGCTGGGACTCGCTGCCGTTTTTATGGTAATTGTATTAAGTCTTGTTTTCCGGCATGTTCGCTGGTGCCTCCTTCCTTTACCAGTGGTTCTACTAGGCATTGTTTATACTTTTGGAGCTATGGGCTTTCTGGGAATTCCCCTATCAATGGTTTCCATGTCAGCTTTCCCGGTACTGATAGGGCTTGGTATTGATTATGCTATTCAGTTCCATAACAGAATTGAAGAAGAGCTGCATAAAGACGGAAACAAGTCAAAGGCCATTATATCAACAATAAAACACACAGGACCTGCTGTACTCATAGCTCTTACCATGACTGCTTTGGGATTTTTCTCCCTTTTTACGTCTACTGTACCAATGATCCAGGATTTTGGGAAACTTCTCACTATCGGCATATTAATGTGCTACTTAGCAGCCATGTTTGTCGGGGTAGTCACAGTTTATATTTTTGACGATCTCTCAAAAAATCTCAAGTCGAAAAAAGGAAAAAAAGAACCAAAATCAACAGAAACAAACGCAGACCATGTTTCTTCCGGAAAGCCAAAAAACAATCTGGTAAAACACTTTCTTGAAAAGGTTAATAATTTTTCAATAAAGAATAATTTATTGATACTGGGGATAGCTACTCTGCTCTGTATCGGAGGTATATATGCCGATGAGTCAGTGGGTGCTCAGACGGATACAACATCTTTTGCTCCCCAGGATCTGCCAGCCCTTATGGACCTGAACCATATGAAAGATATTACGGGGGGAACTGATACACTTAACCTCATAATAAAAGTAAAGGATAATGCTGATCCTGAAGTTCTGGAGTGGATTGACAGGTTCAGCGAACATGAAACTCAAAGGCAGCATATTGAAAGCACTTCAAGCATTGTGCCTCTTATAAAAGAGTATAATGGAGGTACAATCCCGGAAACCCGAGACGAAATAGAGGCAATATACAATGAAATTCCGGAATCCCAAAAGGACCGATATGTGTATGGCAGAAATATGCTTCTCTTAAATTTAAACATTGGAAATGCCGTGTCCGACATAGAGACTACAGGGATTGAAGAGTTGACCGGAATAATAGAGAAGGATATCCAGTGGATGCAGGTTCCTCCAGGCGTCACAGTTACGATCACAGGTAACCCGGTGGTTTACATTGAAGTTCTGGGTGCGCTTACAGATGGAAGAATTCTAATGACCTACCTTGGGCTGTTCCTTGTTCTGGGAGGACTTCTGGTAGTTTACAGAGACTGGCTAAAAGCTCTCGCTGCTATTATTCCAATGTTTATAGTAACTGGCTGGTCAGGGCTGGTAATGAAGTTTCTTGGAATTCTATACACCCCTATGACTGCTACTATGGGGGCACTGATCATTGGAATAGGTTGTGAGTACTCAGTCCTCATGATGGAAAGATATTTTGAAGAAAAGGACCACGGAGCTGATCCTCTGCAAGCTATACACAGGACGAGTGAAAACATCGGTGCTGCACTCCTCGCCTCAGGATCGACGGTTATTGGTGGGTTTGCAGCTCTGACGATATCTCCTTTTCCTGTAATAAGTGACTTTGGAACAGTGACAGTTATCGATATCGTACTTGTCCTTATTGCAACCTTCATGGTATTTCCGCCTTTTATTGTATTAATGGATACCTGGAGGGAAAAGAGGAGAGGAATACAGGCTCCACAAGCAAAAGCAAATAATGTCAAGGGGGCCGATACCCAATGA
- a CDS encoding COG1361 S-layer family protein, whose amino-acid sequence MKKPQKNRLQKTINTLFVIAVLLSVFSVTVFPALGEDETNFIALDHGYTVDYYKSYGSPVIQASITGDPEFERGETADLKIKIANTGVISGFQRLNANQKRINDSTEETIALAELEEEKGATTAKDIEATLQSETKYVEVESTASLQNVEELETGNTATLSYIIKIDSDAPAGNYELLLPVTYQYPANVKTVTADAINLGLTDVEFAKEYKTKTEMLRIPISIKEDPKFEVTKVSGSLVQGETKVIEVTYKNTRETVAKDALARIIVMSPLSTEKSIVRIGDIGPGKEKTASFEISADQDAIVKKYGVNSEIKYVDKDGDTTLSEGMKVDLPLKATEQKFSITGIAILLIIVIALYQIVSVHRKRNQNDENVSGDENE is encoded by the coding sequence ATGAAGAAACCCCAAAAAAACAGGTTACAGAAGACGATTAACACATTATTTGTAATTGCAGTTCTTCTTTCAGTTTTCTCAGTAACTGTATTCCCAGCCCTGGGGGAGGATGAAACCAACTTCATCGCTCTAGATCATGGATATACTGTAGATTACTACAAGAGTTACGGATCGCCAGTAATACAGGCGTCAATTACAGGAGATCCTGAGTTTGAAAGAGGGGAAACTGCAGATCTGAAGATCAAAATCGCAAATACTGGAGTCATATCCGGTTTTCAAAGGCTGAATGCAAACCAGAAAAGGATAAACGACTCCACTGAGGAAACAATTGCACTTGCGGAGTTGGAAGAAGAAAAAGGAGCTACTACTGCAAAAGATATCGAGGCTACCCTTCAATCGGAAACAAAATACGTTGAAGTAGAGTCCACAGCCAGTCTCCAGAACGTTGAAGAACTTGAAACAGGAAATACAGCAACCCTTAGCTACATCATCAAAATCGATAGCGATGCACCCGCCGGGAATTATGAACTTCTCCTGCCAGTGACCTATCAATATCCGGCAAATGTCAAAACTGTAACTGCAGATGCAATAAATCTGGGGCTTACGGATGTAGAGTTTGCAAAAGAGTACAAAACAAAGACAGAAATGCTCAGAATACCGATCTCTATAAAAGAAGACCCTAAATTCGAAGTAACGAAGGTTTCAGGAAGCCTTGTTCAGGGTGAAACTAAAGTTATTGAGGTCACTTATAAAAATACAAGAGAAACCGTAGCAAAAGATGCTTTAGCCCGAATTATTGTTATGAGCCCTCTGAGCACAGAGAAATCCATAGTAAGAATAGGAGATATAGGTCCCGGAAAAGAAAAGACTGCCAGTTTCGAAATTTCGGCAGATCAGGATGCAATTGTAAAAAAGTACGGGGTTAATAGTGAGATAAAATACGTTGACAAAGATGGAGACACTACTTTGTCAGAAGGTATGAAAGTAGACTTACCTCTTAAAGCAACAGAACAAAAATTTAGCATAACAGGAATAGCAATTTTACTGATTATAGTTATCGCCCTTTACCAGATAGTAAGCGTACACCGGAAAAGAAACCAGAATGACGAGAATGTATCAGGTGATGAAAATGAATAA
- a CDS encoding COG1361 S-layer family protein, with amino-acid sequence MNKNGLFITVTTLLILCWAVFPAQAAVPEHFDISENYYSVYGGPDLNATLVGDNQYSRGDTVTLNLNMMNKGEISGFKSEKDADIGDYADEMLQQSEMQYEAQATTAVGILATLRSDNPNIKVKSGPQEAGTLKQGKESVSPTKFTIEINKDTPAGIYPLTLDLSYQYQNNVQVGGDDFDSVTGLVTNKEVGIWYENKTQTQTINIEVKKEPYFEVTNVTGDLYPDDGGMLYVTYKNTGEETAKDATVRISASDPFSTTDDQAYLGTLKTGDSEVAVFDMGVDETATAKPYSISSEIFYEDSDGHDQTSDTIKVNTEVLEAKSSLHSLPGFELGTGITMALAACFVILRRKKQD; translated from the coding sequence ATGAATAAAAATGGATTATTTATTACTGTCACAACTCTTCTGATCCTTTGCTGGGCAGTCTTCCCAGCGCAGGCAGCTGTACCAGAACATTTTGATATTAGTGAAAATTACTACTCAGTATACGGAGGGCCTGACCTTAATGCAACACTTGTTGGGGACAATCAGTACTCTAGAGGAGATACTGTAACTCTCAATCTAAATATGATGAATAAGGGTGAAATTTCCGGCTTTAAATCTGAAAAAGATGCAGATATTGGAGATTATGCAGATGAAATGCTTCAGCAGTCAGAGATGCAGTATGAAGCGCAGGCTACGACGGCAGTAGGCATTCTTGCAACCCTTAGATCTGATAATCCTAACATTAAAGTTAAGTCTGGACCTCAAGAAGCTGGAACTCTCAAGCAGGGAAAAGAAAGTGTAAGTCCCACAAAGTTTACAATTGAAATTAATAAAGATACTCCTGCAGGTATATATCCTCTGACCCTCGACCTTTCGTATCAGTACCAGAATAATGTCCAGGTCGGCGGAGATGATTTTGACAGTGTTACAGGCCTCGTAACAAATAAGGAAGTAGGTATCTGGTATGAAAATAAGACCCAGACGCAGACCATAAACATCGAAGTCAAGAAGGAACCTTATTTTGAAGTTACAAACGTAACAGGTGACCTTTACCCCGATGACGGTGGGATGCTTTATGTTACATATAAAAACACAGGAGAAGAAACCGCAAAAGATGCAACTGTTAGAATTAGCGCATCTGATCCATTCAGTACCACTGATGACCAGGCTTATCTTGGAACTCTGAAAACCGGAGACAGTGAAGTTGCTGTTTTCGATATGGGTGTAGATGAAACTGCAACTGCAAAGCCATACTCTATAAGCAGCGAGATTTTCTACGAAGATTCTGATGGGCATGACCAGACTTCGGATACTATCAAGGTCAATACCGAAGTTCTGGAGGCAAAAAGCTCTCTTCACTCTCTTCCGGGATTTGAGCTTGGGACAGGCATTACAATGGCTCTAGCTGCATGCTTTGTAATACTCAGGAGAAAAAAACAGGATTGA
- a CDS encoding universal stress protein, giving the protein MERDFYRNILIATDGSENTQRAISYGIEIAKISGAAVYALYVVNTSPIISEYWTIGKKNVYEIIRSEGEKAVFEVKKIGEASGVEVKEVVLDGYPSNAIIDFAENNNIDLIVMGTLGKTGLDKLLIGSVAEKVVRGSKVPVMVVRGEEQS; this is encoded by the coding sequence ATGGAGAGAGATTTTTACCGAAATATATTGATTGCAACGGACGGATCTGAGAATACACAGAGAGCCATTTCTTACGGAATCGAGATTGCAAAAATCAGCGGAGCAGCTGTCTATGCTCTTTATGTTGTAAATACGTCTCCCATAATTTCCGAGTATTGGACTATTGGTAAAAAAAATGTGTATGAAATAATTAGAAGTGAAGGGGAGAAAGCAGTATTCGAGGTTAAGAAGATCGGAGAGGCATCAGGGGTGGAGGTAAAAGAGGTTGTCTTAGATGGTTATCCGAGTAATGCAATTATAGATTTCGCCGAGAATAATAATATTGACTTGATAGTGATGGGTACACTCGGAAAAACAGGACTTGATAAGCTTCTAATCGGAAGTGTTGCAGAGAAAGTAGTAAGAGGTTCAAAGGTACCAGTTATGGTTGTCCGTGGGGAAGAGCAGAGCTAA
- a CDS encoding MarR family winged helix-turn-helix transcriptional regulator encodes MSDTNERREMGLLMLEREVLFNKLVERKYSEMISKVRSKGPEKLGRQQSNAILIIGTMGEMIPSYLGMCMNMDRSSLSRMIDSMEKKGLVYRKTDLKDRRKVMIYLTEKGEEYYEILKEKAEEIQDSTTDLLNEQDLKEYKACIKTEISILKKIDSKLNAKE; translated from the coding sequence ATGTCAGATACTAATGAGAGGAGAGAAATGGGGCTATTGATGCTGGAAAGGGAAGTACTTTTTAACAAATTGGTTGAAAGAAAATACTCTGAAATGATATCCAAAGTCAGATCGAAAGGACCCGAAAAGCTCGGCAGACAACAGTCTAATGCTATTCTGATAATTGGCACGATGGGGGAAATGATTCCTTCATACCTTGGTATGTGTATGAATATGGATAGGAGTAGCCTTTCAAGAATGATAGATTCCATGGAAAAAAAAGGACTTGTCTATAGAAAGACAGATCTTAAAGATAGAAGAAAAGTTATGATATATTTAACCGAAAAAGGGGAAGAGTACTATGAAATTCTTAAGGAGAAAGCAGAAGAGATTCAAGATTCTACAACGGATCTTCTTAACGAACAGGATCTCAAAGAATATAAAGCCTGCATAAAAACAGAGATAAGTATTCTGAAAAAAATCGATTCCAAACTAAATGCAAAAGAATGA
- a CDS encoding S-layer protein domain-containing protein, translating to MGTNNKFYSIVLASTACFLSLILTSSMTSASFSTDYSAEIRGPVYNASDIDNVIDILGNGETVTIDATQFAGFYYDHNNNVATESLSIKDVEGTQGNVIGEHGLVYQTTIQNTNYKFETWKTYPVIGLFGEPYVPLKPTDASKIAKLVLDDNETYTLSIGDSLDLGQGYTLEVKQTDIDGENTWLEFDKDGQYVDDEIIETDGDGTWTCKLDDIQGENDVTVLKVHVKQVFQNASNSTTMIDGLWLIDYANSINIPDELDKLNNASVDGKVISENDLEYNTTIKTTDYNYSDTAEGWDKYPFIYLFGEKYVPLKPTDASKLANLVLDSNETYTINTGDLINLGQGYTLKVKRVDIDGEKVWFEFDKDGQYVDDGIVSIYYEVYNTWTVELDGIQGENDIDVLKVHVKYFPQGSINGVVKINGLWLIDYANAVDIYSSNEFGKLNDVSINGSTLSISNKYAFTLTRNSEQEIAKGIYFKVADVSINELRFYIFKQLIEPGTYEIRGQVAKGGNDFTWDARNFAGFYCDLDNNIITESLSVSGVGGNLIPEDSLEYKTTIKKIAYKYENEYSGWDTYPVIGLFGEPYVPLNSTDASKLCKLILDSNDEYILSNGDMLSLGQGYSLKVKQIDVDGEKMWLEFNKDGQYIDDRVVSVDGGGYKTWTCKLDNIQGENNVTVLKVHIKRVFQGDVNSTTTIDGLWLIDYANPMSIQSSDEFGRLNDIFINGTTLSISNRDAFTLTRGSDQEIGQGIYFKVANTSVAELRYYPFVKRIIEKSNSKTLPVPDFSTNVTSGYAPLAVQFTDLSQNSIGRLWDFNDDWQGDSAEAAPIYVFTNTGSYNVNLIAINENGTAAKTATITVLKKSSSGGSSSSSGGGGSGSGGSPESASNVQVKELSQAYVTNGKSVKFDFVNNATCVVYVSFDANKTLGKTTTVAEQLKGKSALDYGLPSGEVYKFFNVWVGNGGVATSKNIENPVVCFKVEKSWINDKKIDKSSITLNRYNDEKWEQFPVNLSGKDDKFLYFTAKTSGFSSFAITGIVKPSEETVTKIEVDYPETINENNTENKGPQNKQKEVSSIPCFGIFYGIASLFAVLLYKRK from the coding sequence ATGGGAACTAATAACAAATTTTATTCAATAGTTTTAGCTTCAACAGCTTGTTTTTTAAGTTTAATTCTCACTTCATCTATGACTTCAGCTTCTTTCTCTACAGACTATAGTGCTGAGATTCGTGGCCCAGTATACAACGCTTCTGATATTGACAATGTTATCGATATTCTGGGTAACGGTGAAACTGTTACAATCGACGCCACCCAATTTGCAGGATTTTACTATGACCATAATAATAACGTGGCTACTGAATCTCTTTCCATTAAAGATGTTGAAGGCACTCAAGGCAATGTTATCGGAGAACATGGTTTAGTCTATCAAACAACGATACAGAATACTAATTACAAGTTTGAAACTTGGAAAACATATCCTGTTATCGGCTTATTTGGAGAACCATATGTTCCACTTAAGCCTACCGATGCTAGCAAGATTGCCAAACTCGTTCTTGATGACAATGAAACTTACACACTTAGCATAGGCGATAGTCTTGATTTAGGTCAAGGCTACACTCTTGAAGTCAAGCAGACTGACATTGATGGTGAGAATACATGGCTTGAATTTGATAAAGACGGGCAATATGTAGATGATGAGATCATTGAAACCGATGGCGACGGCACCTGGACTTGCAAACTTGATGATATTCAGGGAGAAAATGATGTTACTGTCCTAAAAGTCCATGTAAAGCAGGTATTTCAAAATGCATCTAATAGTACTACTATGATCGATGGTCTTTGGCTCATTGACTATGCAAACTCTATAAATATCCCTGATGAATTAGATAAACTCAATAATGCTTCCGTTGATGGAAAAGTGATTTCCGAGAACGATCTGGAATATAATACTACCATCAAAACTACTGACTACAACTATTCAGATACAGCAGAAGGCTGGGATAAATATCCCTTTATTTACTTATTTGGAGAAAAATATGTCCCGCTCAAGCCTACCGATGCTAGCAAACTCGCGAATCTTGTTCTTGATAGTAATGAAACGTACACTATCAACACTGGCGATCTGATTAATTTAGGTCAAGGTTATACTCTCAAAGTCAAGCGGGTGGATATTGACGGTGAGAAAGTCTGGTTTGAATTTGATAAAGATGGACAATATGTAGACGACGGGATCGTCTCAATTTATTACGAAGTGTATAACACTTGGACTGTTGAACTCGATGGTATTCAGGGTGAAAATGACATTGATGTCCTCAAAGTCCATGTCAAGTATTTTCCCCAGGGTTCAATAAATGGGGTTGTTAAGATAAATGGTCTTTGGCTTATCGACTATGCAAATGCCGTGGATATCTATAGTTCCAATGAGTTTGGAAAACTCAATGATGTTTCTATCAATGGCTCCACTCTTAGCATCTCAAATAAATACGCTTTCACTCTAACCAGAAATTCTGAACAGGAGATTGCTAAAGGGATATACTTCAAGGTTGCTGACGTTTCTATCAATGAATTAAGGTTCTATATCTTTAAGCAGCTCATAGAGCCAGGAACCTATGAAATAAGAGGACAGGTTGCCAAAGGTGGTAACGATTTTACGTGGGATGCAAGAAACTTTGCAGGCTTTTACTGTGACCTCGATAATAATATCATTACAGAATCCCTTAGTGTCTCTGGAGTTGGCGGAAATTTGATTCCTGAGGATAGCCTGGAATATAAGACTACTATCAAAAAAATTGCATATAAATATGAAAATGAATACAGTGGTTGGGACACTTATCCTGTTATCGGCTTATTTGGTGAACCATATGTTCCACTCAATTCTACCGATGCCAGCAAGCTCTGCAAGCTCATTCTTGACAGCAATGACGAGTACATCCTTAGTAATGGAGATATGCTTAGTCTAGGTCAAGGCTACTCCCTCAAAGTAAAGCAAATCGATGTTGACGGTGAGAAAATGTGGCTTGAATTTAATAAAGACGGGCAATACATAGATGATAGAGTAGTCTCAGTTGATGGCGGTGGATACAAAACCTGGACCTGCAAACTTGATAACATTCAGGGTGAAAATAATGTTACTGTCCTCAAAGTCCATATAAAGCGGGTCTTCCAAGGTGATGTCAACAGTACTACTACTATTGATGGTCTCTGGCTTATTGACTATGCAAACCCCATGAGTATCCAGAGTTCAGATGAATTCGGCAGGCTCAACGATATTTTTATTAATGGTACTACTCTTAGCATTTCCAATAGGGATGCCTTCACTCTGACCAGGGGTTCTGATCAGGAAATTGGTCAGGGAATATACTTCAAGGTTGCTAACACATCAGTCGCTGAACTCAGGTACTACCCATTTGTTAAGAGGATTATCGAAAAAAGTAACAGTAAGACGCTTCCTGTACCTGACTTCAGCACCAATGTAACAAGTGGTTATGCTCCTCTTGCTGTTCAGTTTACAGACCTTTCTCAAAACTCAATAGGAAGGCTCTGGGACTTCAATGACGACTGGCAGGGAGATTCGGCTGAGGCAGCTCCTATTTATGTGTTTACAAACACTGGATCCTATAATGTTAACTTGATTGCAATTAATGAAAATGGAACTGCTGCAAAAACTGCTACAATTACTGTACTGAAGAAAAGCTCCAGTGGAGGTAGTAGCAGTTCAAGTGGTGGTGGAGGCAGCGGCTCTGGAGGTTCCCCTGAGTCTGCAAGTAATGTCCAAGTAAAGGAACTTTCACAGGCTTATGTTACAAATGGAAAATCTGTAAAATTTGATTTCGTAAATAATGCAACCTGCGTCGTGTATGTGAGCTTTGATGCAAATAAAACTCTTGGCAAGACCACAACAGTTGCTGAACAGCTTAAAGGAAAATCTGCTCTGGATTATGGACTACCTTCAGGAGAAGTTTACAAATTCTTTAATGTCTGGGTTGGGAATGGAGGTGTTGCAACCTCAAAGAACATAGAAAACCCAGTTGTTTGTTTCAAGGTTGAAAAATCCTGGATAAATGACAAAAAGATCGATAAATCTTCTATTACTCTGAACAGATACAACGATGAAAAATGGGAGCAATTCCCAGTAAATCTTTCAGGAAAAGATGATAAATTTCTGTATTTCACAGCCAAAACTTCAGGTTTTTCTTCATTTGCAATAACTGGCATAGTGAAACCATCTGAAGAAACTGTAACGAAAATAGAGGTTGATTACCCTGAAACAATTAATGAAAACAATACAGAGAATAAAGGACCACAAAATAAACAAAAAGAAGTTTCGAGTATACCATGCTTTGGGATATTTTACGGAATAGCCAGTCTGTTTGCAGTACTCCTGTATAAAAGAAAGTAA